ATATTTGACGGAAGTAGAAAGTAAAAATACTTGATTTTGTATATAGGGGACATATTTATGGATTTTTTTAAGAAGATGAGAAAGAGACCAAGCAAACAACGCTCCAAAGTAGAGCAAATTAATCAAAGTATATTAAATAGTGAAGCCCTTTTAAAAGCAAGCCTTGAAGACAATATTCAATATATAAAGCAAATGCTTGGAAATAGCAGTGACATGGTGATAAGAGAAATACGCATTGGGGATGAGGGACAATTCAAAGCAGGCATATTCTATATAGATGGCTTGGTAGATACTCAATCGGTGCAGAACTTTATTTTGGAATCACTCATGTTAAATATCCATACTTATCAGAATCATTTGCAATCGTCACATCAGAATGTCATTCAATTATTAAAGGATTATATTCTTGCTGTTGGAGACATAAAGGATGTAACAGAACTCAGCTCCCTTTTTACTTCTCTATTATCAGGGGATGTCATTCTCTTATTGGATGGATATGACCAAGGTTTGACAATCAGTATGCGTGGGGGAGAAACCCGTGGTGTTATGGAATCCACCACCGAGACCGTCATTCGGGGACCTAAAGAAGGATTTACAGAAAACTTACGATCTAATACGGCTTTAATCCGCAGAAGAATTAAATCTCCCAAGCTTTGGGTCGAGCCGAAGCAAATTGGAAGAGTAACCAAAACCGATGTTGCGATCATGTATATTGATGGAATTGTAAATGGAAAAGTGGTTGAAGAAGTGCGGCGACGTTTGGATAGAATTGATATTGATGGGATTTTAGAAAGTGGTTATATTGAAGAATTGATCCAGGATAAAACGTACAGTCCTTTTCCGACTATTTATTATTCAGAGCGGCCTGATGTGATTGCTGCTGAGCTTTTGGAAGGGAAGGTCGCCATACTGGTAGACGGGACGCCAATTGTTCTTGTTGTTCCAGCACTGTTCATCTCCTTCATACAAGCAGCCGAAGATTATTATCAACGTTCAGATATAAGTACCCTCATTCGTTTGCTTCGTTTCTTCAGTATTCTTATCGCTCTTCTTGGGCCGTCTCTATATATTGCTATTACGACATTTCACCAAGAAATGATCCCGACTTCACTACTGATTAGTTTAGCCGCTCAACGGGAAGGAGTGCCATTTCCGGCATTCATTGAAGCACTCATGATGGAAATGGCGTTTGAAATCTTAAGGGAAGCCAGTTTACGAATGCCAAAGGCTGTTGGGCAAGCCATATCGATTGTTGGTACATTGGTCATCGGTACAGCAGCAGTAGATGCTGGTATTGTGTCGGCTGCAATGGTCATCGTTGTCGCCATAACGGCTATTTCAAGCTTTATTCTTCCTTCCTCTGCGGCATCTATGTCAGTGAGGATGATCCGATTTCCTATGATGGCGCTTGCTGCTTCTTTT
The window above is part of the Oikeobacillus pervagus genome. Proteins encoded here:
- a CDS encoding spore germination protein, with the translated sequence MDFFKKMRKRPSKQRSKVEQINQSILNSEALLKASLEDNIQYIKQMLGNSSDMVIREIRIGDEGQFKAGIFYIDGLVDTQSVQNFILESLMLNIHTYQNHLQSSHQNVIQLLKDYILAVGDIKDVTELSSLFTSLLSGDVILLLDGYDQGLTISMRGGETRGVMESTTETVIRGPKEGFTENLRSNTALIRRRIKSPKLWVEPKQIGRVTKTDVAIMYIDGIVNGKVVEEVRRRLDRIDIDGILESGYIEELIQDKTYSPFPTIYYSERPDVIAAELLEGKVAILVDGTPIVLVVPALFISFIQAAEDYYQRSDISTLIRLLRFFSILIALLGPSLYIAITTFHQEMIPTSLLISLAAQREGVPFPAFIEALMMEMAFEILREASLRMPKAVGQAISIVGTLVIGTAAVDAGIVSAAMVIVVAITAISSFILPSSAASMSVRMIRFPMMALAASFGLFGILVGFIALILHLCSLRSFGVPYMSPIGPFILDDNKDTFIRVPWGKMFSRPRLISQKNNRREQHSSQNPGRNDK